One window of the Gottschalkia purinilytica genome contains the following:
- the rplF gene encoding 50S ribosomal protein L6 — protein sequence MSRIGLKPITIPSGVDFKVDANNYVVVKGPKGTLEQQVSKDLGINVEDNVINVTRPSDRKNHRSLHGLTRTLIANMIEGVSDGYVKTLDIVGVGYRAQKQGKKLVLSLGFSHPVEMEDPEGIEVEVPSNNKIIIKGIDKQKVGNYAAVIRELRKPEPYKGKGIRYENEVVRRKEGKTGK from the coding sequence ATGTCAAGGATAGGATTAAAGCCAATAACTATTCCAAGTGGAGTAGATTTCAAAGTTGATGCTAATAACTATGTTGTGGTAAAAGGACCAAAAGGAACGTTAGAACAACAAGTTAGCAAAGACTTAGGTATAAATGTAGAAGATAATGTAATCAATGTAACTCGTCCAAGTGACAGAAAAAACCATAGATCATTACATGGTTTAACTAGAACTTTAATAGCTAACATGATTGAAGGTGTTAGTGATGGATATGTAAAAACATTAGACATCGTTGGTGTAGGTTACCGTGCACAAAAACAAGGTAAAAAATTAGTGCTAAGCTTAGGATTTTCTCATCCAGTAGAAATGGAAGATCCAGAAGGAATAGAAGTAGAAGTTCCTTCAAACAATAAAATTATAATAAAAGGTATAGATAAGCAAAAAGTTGGTAACTATGCTGCAGTAATAAGAGAATTAAGAAAACCTGAGCCATATAAAGGTAAAGGTATAAGATATGAAAACGAAGTGGTAAGACGTAAGGAAGGTAAGACAGGTAAGTAG
- the rplR gene encoding 50S ribosomal protein L18 — MLKKVNSNKKRQKRHMRVRKTVNGTPERPRLNVYRSLNHIYAQIIDDVAGKTLISASTLDKELKEKVSSTGNKEAAKEVGKLVAKKALEKGIETVVFDRGGYLYHGRVKELADGAREAGLRF, encoded by the coding sequence GTGCTTAAAAAAGTGAACAGTAACAAAAAGAGACAAAAGAGACATATGAGAGTAAGAAAAACTGTAAATGGAACTCCTGAGAGACCAAGATTAAATGTGTACAGAAGTCTTAATCATATATACGCACAAATAATTGATGACGTTGCTGGAAAAACTTTAATTTCAGCTTCAACTTTAGATAAAGAGCTGAAAGAAAAAGTATCATCAACTGGTAATAAGGAAGCAGCTAAAGAAGTAGGAAAACTTGTAGCTAAAAAAGCCTTAGAAAAAGGAATTGAAACAGTTGTTTTTGATAGAGGCGGATACTTATACCATGGAAGAGTAAAAGAACTTGCTGATGGAGCAAGAGAAGCAGGATTAAGATTCTAG
- the rpsE gene encoding 30S ribosomal protein S5 has protein sequence MSRGRIDANELDLKESVVSINRVTKVVKGGRNFRFSALVVVGDENGHVGVGMAKALEVPEAIRKAIQDAKKHIIKVPMVGTTIPHETIGEFGAGKVLLKPAAEGTGVIAGGPVRAVIELAGIRDLRGKSLGSNNPRNMVNATMQALSQLKKAEEVAKLRGKTVEELLG, from the coding sequence ATGAGCCGTGGACGTATTGATGCTAACGAATTAGATTTAAAAGAAAGCGTAGTAAGCATAAATCGTGTAACTAAAGTTGTTAAAGGTGGTAGAAACTTTAGATTCAGTGCCCTTGTAGTTGTTGGTGATGAGAATGGGCACGTTGGCGTAGGAATGGCTAAAGCCTTAGAAGTTCCTGAAGCTATAAGAAAAGCAATCCAAGATGCTAAAAAACATATAATAAAAGTACCTATGGTTGGAACAACAATTCCTCATGAAACTATAGGAGAATTTGGAGCAGGTAAAGTTTTATTAAAACCAGCTGCAGAAGGTACTGGAGTTATCGCAGGTGGTCCAGTTCGTGCGGTTATAGAATTAGCTGGTATAAGAGACTTAAGAGGTAAGTCTTTAGGCTCCAATAATCCAAGAAACATGGTTAATGCAACTATGCAAGCTTTAAGTCAACTTAAGAAAGCTGAAGAAGTTGCTAAGCTAAGAGGAAAAACTGTAGAAGAGTTACTAGGTTAG
- the rpmD gene encoding 50S ribosomal protein L30 → MAKIQIKLIRSKIGRSEKQVRTIEALGLRKIGQIVEKEDTPQIRGMVEKVKHMVEVTE, encoded by the coding sequence TTGGCTAAAATACAAATAAAATTAATAAGAAGTAAAATAGGAAGATCAGAAAAGCAAGTTAGAACAATTGAAGCTCTTGGATTAAGAAAAATTGGTCAAATAGTTGAAAAAGAAGATACTCCTCAAATCAGAGGTATGGTAGAAAAAGTTAAGCATATGGTTGAAGTTACTGAATAA
- the rplO gene encoding 50S ribosomal protein L15, whose translation MKLHQLRPNVGGGSKNTKRLGRGTATGQGKTAGRGQKGQKSRSGGGVRPGFEGGQMPLYRRLPKRGFTNIFATKYVIVNLEDLNRFDDNTEITPELLIESGLIKKLEDGVKILGNGELNKKLTVKANKFSKSAAEKIEANGGKVEVI comes from the coding sequence ATGAAATTACATCAATTAAGACCGAACGTAGGTGGAGGAAGCAAAAATACTAAAAGATTAGGTAGAGGTACAGCTACTGGACAAGGAAAAACTGCCGGTAGAGGACAAAAAGGTCAAAAGTCACGTTCAGGTGGTGGTGTAAGACCTGGCTTCGAAGGAGGGCAAATGCCTTTATATAGAAGACTACCTAAAAGAGGATTTACAAATATATTTGCTACAAAATATGTTATAGTAAATCTTGAAGATTTAAACAGATTCGATGATAATACAGAAATAACTCCAGAACTACTAATTGAATCAGGTCTTATCAAGAAGTTAGAAGATGGAGTTAAGATTTTAGGAAACGGTGAGTTAAATAAAAAATTAACTGTCAAAGCTAATAAATTCAGCAAATCTGCTGCTGAAAAGATAGAGGCAAATGGGGGAAAAGTAGAGGTGATTTAA
- the secY gene encoding preprotein translocase subunit SecY, which yields MLSTLKNAWKIPELRKKMLFTLFMLFIFRLGSSIPVPGVNKEVIAQMFNQQSGGLLDFLNLMAGGAFKDFTIFALNIYPYITASIILQLLTIAIPSLESLAKEGDEGRKKISKYTKYLTIVLAIVQALGLSVGFFNQAIVDKSFISVAVIVITLTAGTAFLMWLGQQITEKGIGNGISLLIFVGIVSRAPGGVIKIFQLYKAGEAKILSILAFLVIALIIIVAVIAIQEGQRKIPVQYAKRVVGRKMYGGQSTHIPIKVLMAGVIPVIFSTSLLNFPQIIALFFKGNFAEFVKNYLTLNGTAGIWIYSILNVILIIFFTYFYTAVQFNPIEYANNLKQYGGFIPGIRPGKPTSDYLSKVISKITLAGAVTLAIIATLPVIVEAIVRLKIHFGGTGLLIVVGVALETMKQIESQMLTRHYKGFLK from the coding sequence TTGCTATCAACTCTTAAAAATGCTTGGAAGATTCCAGAGCTAAGAAAGAAAATGTTATTTACATTATTCATGTTGTTTATATTTAGACTGGGATCTAGCATTCCTGTGCCAGGGGTAAATAAAGAGGTAATAGCTCAAATGTTTAATCAGCAATCAGGAGGGCTATTAGATTTTCTTAACTTGATGGCAGGGGGAGCCTTTAAAGACTTTACTATCTTTGCACTGAACATATATCCTTATATTACAGCTTCGATTATACTGCAATTGCTTACTATAGCAATACCGAGTTTAGAATCGTTAGCTAAAGAGGGAGACGAAGGTAGAAAGAAAATATCCAAGTATACTAAATATTTGACGATAGTATTGGCAATAGTTCAGGCGTTAGGCCTTAGTGTAGGATTTTTCAATCAAGCTATAGTTGATAAGAGCTTTATTTCAGTAGCAGTTATAGTTATTACTTTAACTGCAGGTACTGCTTTCCTAATGTGGTTAGGACAACAGATTACTGAAAAAGGTATAGGAAATGGAATATCGTTGTTAATATTTGTGGGAATCGTGTCAAGAGCACCTGGTGGAGTAATAAAAATATTCCAACTTTATAAAGCTGGGGAAGCGAAGATACTTTCTATATTGGCTTTCTTAGTAATAGCTTTAATTATAATAGTTGCAGTTATAGCTATACAGGAAGGACAAAGAAAGATTCCTGTTCAGTATGCTAAAAGAGTTGTAGGTAGAAAAATGTACGGAGGACAAAGTACACATATACCTATAAAAGTATTAATGGCTGGTGTTATTCCAGTTATATTTTCAACTTCATTATTAAATTTCCCGCAAATTATAGCATTGTTCTTTAAAGGTAATTTTGCTGAGTTTGTTAAAAATTATTTGACACTTAACGGAACAGCGGGAATTTGGATATACTCAATATTAAATGTAATTCTGATAATTTTCTTCACATATTTCTATACAGCTGTTCAATTTAATCCTATTGAATATGCGAATAACTTGAAACAGTATGGTGGATTTATACCTGGAATAAGACCAGGAAAGCCAACATCTGATTATTTAAGTAAAGTTATATCAAAGATAACACTTGCTGGAGCAGTAACATTAGCTATAATAGCTACACTTCCAGTTATTGTAGAAGCGATAGTAAGATTAAAAATCCACTTTGGTGGTACAGGATTATTAATCGTTGTAGGAGTTGCATTAGAGACTATGAAACAGATAGAATCACAAATGCTTACTAGACACTACAAAGGTTTCTTAAAGTAA
- a CDS encoding adenylate kinase, whose product MRLILLGPPGAGKGTQASGIVKKYGIPHISTGDIFRKNISEGTELGKKAKEYMDQGLLVPDELVVAIVKDRLVEEDCKEGFLLDGFPRTVAQADALDIEIKNLEYCLDKVINIDVTKEELIERAVGRRICKECGATYHIKFNPTKAEGKCDACGGELYQREDDTVETVTKRIEVYLEQTKPLIDYYEKKGVLVNIDGKQDIDKVFSDIVNALGSDK is encoded by the coding sequence TTGAGACTTATTTTATTAGGACCACCTGGAGCTGGAAAAGGAACTCAAGCATCAGGTATAGTTAAAAAATATGGAATACCACATATATCAACAGGGGATATATTCAGAAAGAACATTAGTGAAGGAACTGAATTAGGTAAAAAAGCTAAAGAGTATATGGATCAAGGACTACTAGTTCCTGATGAGTTAGTGGTAGCTATCGTGAAAGATAGACTAGTAGAAGAAGATTGTAAAGAAGGATTTTTACTAGATGGATTTCCAAGAACAGTAGCGCAGGCAGATGCTTTAGATATAGAGATTAAAAACTTAGAATATTGTCTAGATAAAGTTATAAATATAGATGTAACTAAAGAAGAGCTGATCGAAAGAGCAGTAGGAAGAAGAATATGTAAAGAATGTGGAGCTACCTACCATATCAAATTTAATCCTACGAAAGCTGAAGGAAAATGTGATGCTTGTGGTGGTGAGCTTTATCAAAGAGAAGACGATACAGTAGAAACAGTAACTAAAAGAATAGAAGTTTATTTAGAACAAACTAAACCCCTAATTGATTACTATGAAAAAAAAGGTGTGTTAGTAAACATTGATGGAAAACAAGATATTGATAAGGTCTTTTCTGACATAGTAAATGCTTTAGGGAGCGATAAGTAA
- the map gene encoding type I methionyl aminopeptidase, translated as MIILKSQREIEKMRMAGRVVAETHAFLKEIIKPGITTKELDEAAEKFIKEKGAIPAFKGYNGFPGSICASVNEEVVHGIPGLKKLKNGDIISIDIGSIVDGYYGDGAKTYPVGEISDEDKKLIEVTRQSFYEGIKFAKVGYRLTDISHAIQKYVESNGFSVVKDFVGHGIGQNMHEEPQIPNFGPPGKGPRLQAGMVLAIEPMVNVGTYRVNVLSDNWTVVTVDNKNSAHYEHTIAITNDEPLILTSL; from the coding sequence ATGATAATATTAAAGAGTCAACGAGAAATTGAGAAAATGAGAATGGCAGGAAGGGTTGTAGCTGAAACCCATGCCTTTCTCAAAGAAATAATCAAGCCTGGTATAACAACTAAGGAACTTGATGAAGCTGCAGAGAAGTTTATTAAAGAAAAAGGTGCTATACCTGCTTTTAAGGGTTATAATGGATTTCCGGGAAGTATATGTGCATCAGTAAATGAAGAAGTAGTACATGGAATTCCTGGGTTAAAAAAGTTAAAAAATGGAGATATTATTAGTATAGATATAGGCTCAATAGTTGATGGATATTATGGAGATGGAGCTAAAACTTATCCAGTTGGTGAAATATCTGATGAAGATAAGAAACTTATAGAAGTCACTAGACAGTCATTCTATGAAGGAATAAAATTTGCTAAGGTAGGCTATAGACTTACAGATATATCGCATGCTATACAAAAATATGTAGAAAGTAATGGATTTTCTGTAGTCAAAGATTTTGTTGGTCATGGTATAGGTCAAAATATGCATGAGGAACCTCAAATACCTAACTTTGGTCCTCCAGGAAAAGGACCTAGACTGCAAGCTGGTATGGTCTTAGCAATAGAACCTATGGTAAACGTAGGAACTTATAGAGTAAATGTATTAAGTGATAACTGGACAGTAGTAACGGTTGATAACAAAAACTCAGCACATTATGAACACACTATAGCTATTACTAACGATGAACCATTAATACTAACTTCGTTATAA
- a CDS encoding KOW domain-containing RNA-binding protein, with translation METTNDINIGQVVRSKAGRDKGKVFIINSIIDEQYVSIVDGKYRKLSNPKKKKIRHLVIYNSILKDFKDKLENNEKINNAYVRKILEPFNKEI, from the coding sequence ATGGAAACCACTAATGATATTAATATAGGTCAAGTGGTAAGATCTAAAGCTGGTAGGGATAAAGGTAAAGTTTTTATCATTAATAGCATAATAGATGAGCAATATGTATCTATTGTTGATGGTAAATATAGAAAACTGAGTAATCCTAAAAAGAAAAAAATAAGGCACCTAGTAATATATAACTCAATATTAAAAGATTTTAAAGATAAGCTTGAAAATAATGAGAAAATAAATAATGCTTATGTAAGAAAAATATTAGAGCCTTTTAATAAAGAAATCTAA
- the infA gene encoding translation initiation factor IF-1, with product MSKKDIIEVEGTVVEALPNTMFKVKLENGHEILAHISGKLRMNFIRILPGDKVTIELSPYDLTRGRITWRNK from the coding sequence ATGTCTAAAAAGGATATTATAGAGGTAGAAGGGACCGTAGTTGAAGCTCTTCCAAATACCATGTTTAAAGTTAAACTTGAAAATGGTCACGAAATATTAGCTCATATATCTGGTAAACTTAGAATGAATTTCATTAGAATATTACCAGGTGACAAGGTTACTATAGAGTTATCACCTTATGACTTAACAAGAGGAAGAATAACTTGGCGTAACAAGTAA
- the rpmJ gene encoding 50S ribosomal protein L36, with protein MKVRPSVKKICEKCQIIRRKGKVMVICENPRHKQKQG; from the coding sequence ATGAAAGTAAGACCATCAGTTAAAAAGATATGCGAAAAATGTCAAATCATTAGAAGAAAAGGAAAAGTAATGGTTATCTGTGAAAATCCTAGACATAAACAAAAACAAGGCTAA
- the rpsM gene encoding 30S ribosomal protein S13 — protein MARIAGVDLPRDKRVEIGLTYIYGIGRSRSNEILAKAGVNPDTRVRDLTESEVNELRSTIDTYMVEGDLRREVALNIKRLREIGSYRGYRHRRGLPVRGQNTKNNARTRKGPKKLVSKGKKK, from the coding sequence ATGGCTAGAATTGCTGGTGTAGACTTACCAAGAGATAAAAGAGTTGAAATTGGATTAACATATATCTACGGTATCGGTAGATCAAGATCGAATGAAATACTAGCAAAAGCAGGTGTTAATCCTGATACAAGAGTTAGAGATTTAACTGAATCTGAAGTTAACGAATTAAGAAGTACAATAGACACTTACATGGTAGAAGGTGACCTAAGAAGAGAAGTAGCGTTAAACATCAAAAGATTAAGAGAAATCGGAAGCTATAGAGGATATAGACATAGAAGAGGATTACCTGTAAGAGGACAAAATACTAAGAATAATGCAAGAACAAGAAAAGGTCCTAAAAAGCTTGTAAGTAAAGGTAAGAAGAAATAG
- the rpsK gene encoding 30S ribosomal protein S11, translating to MAKKGVKTRVKRRERKNVERGQAHIRSTFNNTMVTLTDANGNVLSWASAGQLGFRGSKKSTPFAAQMAAEEAAKKAMEHGLKTVEVYVKGPGSGREAAIRSLQAAGLEVSLIKDTTPIPHNGCRPPKRRRV from the coding sequence GTGGCTAAAAAAGGTGTTAAAACTCGTGTTAAAAGAAGAGAGCGTAAAAATGTAGAAAGAGGTCAAGCTCATATAAGATCAACTTTCAATAACACAATGGTAACATTAACAGATGCAAACGGAAATGTTCTTTCATGGGCTAGCGCAGGGCAACTAGGATTCAGAGGCTCAAAAAAATCAACTCCATTCGCTGCTCAAATGGCTGCTGAAGAAGCTGCTAAAAAAGCAATGGAACATGGATTAAAAACTGTAGAAGTATATGTTAAAGGACCAGGATCAGGAAGAGAAGCTGCTATAAGATCATTACAAGCAGCTGGATTAGAAGTTAGTTTAATAAAGGATACAACTCCAATACCACATAATGGTTGTAGACCACCTAAACGTAGAAGAGTCTAA
- the rpsD gene encoding 30S ribosomal protein S4 gives MARYTGPVCRLCRREGQKLYLKGDKCYTDKCPVARRTYAPGQHGQSRKKLSDYGTQLREKQKVRRYYGVLEAPMRKYFKMADKAQGITGENLLKILELRLDNVVYRLGLAASRAEARQLVIHGHFTVNGKKVDIPSYLMNVGDVIEVKEKSKNSPKFKEIQENHQGNTPSWLQVDAEKLSGKIVAEPSREDVDLPIQEHLIVELYSKNNIK, from the coding sequence ATGGCAAGATACACAGGACCAGTATGTAGACTTTGTCGTAGAGAAGGACAAAAGCTCTACTTAAAGGGTGATAAATGTTATACAGATAAATGTCCAGTAGCTAGAAGAACATATGCTCCAGGACAACATGGACAAAGCAGAAAGAAATTATCAGACTATGGAACTCAATTAAGAGAAAAACAAAAAGTTCGTAGATATTATGGTGTTTTAGAAGCCCCAATGAGAAAATACTTCAAAATGGCTGATAAAGCTCAAGGAATAACAGGTGAAAATTTATTAAAAATATTAGAACTAAGATTAGATAATGTTGTATATAGATTAGGATTAGCTGCATCGAGAGCAGAAGCAAGACAATTAGTAATCCATGGACACTTTACAGTAAATGGTAAGAAAGTTGATATACCTTCATATCTAATGAATGTTGGTGATGTTATAGAAGTTAAAGAAAAAAGTAAAAATTCACCTAAGTTCAAAGAAATTCAAGAAAACCATCAAGGAAATACACCATCATGGTTACAAGTTGATGCAGAAAAATTATCAGGAAAGATCGTTGCTGAACCTTCAAGAGAAGACGTAGATCTTCCAATTCAAGAACATTTAATAGTAGAGTTATACTCTAAAAATAACATTAAATAA
- a CDS encoding DNA-directed RNA polymerase subunit alpha, translating into MIEIEKPKIEIVEMNEDNTYGKFVVEPLERGYGTTLGNSLRRILLSSLPGAAVSSIKIQGVLHEFSTIPGVLEDVSEVILNIKDIAAIMHTDEPVMLRIEAEGPGVITAGDILTGPDVEVLNKDLHIATLDDDAKLDMELEIVKGRGYVPADKNKKENQPIGVLPIDSIFTPVKKINFEVENTRVGQVTDFDKLILEVWTDGTIKPDEATSLGAKILNEHLNLFITLTDHVNDVEIMVEKEEDKKEKVLEMTIEELDLSVRSYNCLKRAGINTVEELTQKSEEDMMKVRNLGKKSLEEVQHKLAELGLGLRKSEE; encoded by the coding sequence ATGATAGAAATTGAAAAGCCAAAAATTGAAATTGTTGAGATGAATGAAGATAATACCTATGGTAAATTTGTAGTTGAGCCTTTAGAGAGAGGATATGGAACTACTCTAGGTAACTCTTTAAGAAGAATTCTACTTTCTTCATTACCAGGAGCAGCCGTTTCTTCTATAAAAATCCAAGGTGTTTTGCATGAGTTTTCTACAATACCTGGAGTACTTGAAGATGTATCGGAAGTTATATTAAATATAAAAGACATAGCAGCTATTATGCATACAGATGAACCTGTAATGTTAAGAATAGAAGCTGAAGGACCAGGAGTAATAACTGCTGGGGATATATTAACAGGACCAGATGTAGAAGTATTAAATAAAGACTTACACATAGCAACATTAGATGATGATGCAAAACTAGACATGGAACTGGAAATAGTTAAAGGAAGAGGGTATGTTCCTGCCGATAAAAATAAAAAAGAAAATCAGCCTATAGGTGTGTTACCAATAGACTCTATATTTACACCTGTAAAGAAAATAAACTTTGAAGTTGAGAATACTAGAGTTGGTCAAGTAACAGACTTTGATAAGCTTATTTTAGAAGTTTGGACGGATGGAACTATAAAACCTGATGAAGCGACTTCATTAGGAGCTAAGATATTAAATGAACATCTTAACTTATTCATAACTTTAACAGATCATGTTAATGATGTTGAGATAATGGTTGAGAAGGAAGAAGATAAGAAAGAAAAAGTTCTAGAAATGACAATAGAAGAACTTGATCTTTCAGTAAGATCATATAACTGTTTAAAAAGAGCAGGAATTAATACTGTTGAGGAACTAACTCAAAAATCTGAAGAAGATATGATGAAAGTTAGAAATCTTGGTAAAAAATCCCTTGAAGAAGTTCAACACAAACTTGCTGAGCTAGGATTAGGTTTAAGAAAAAGTGAAGAGTAA
- the rplQ gene encoding 50S ribosomal protein L17 produces the protein MAKLRKLGRPTDHRKAMLRNLVTSLLRNGKITTTETRAKEAKRMAEKMITLAKRGDLHARRQVLAYVYDETVVKNLFDEVAPKYAERNGGYTRILKMGPRRGDAAEMVILELL, from the coding sequence ATGGCTAAATTAAGAAAACTTGGACGTCCTACTGACCATAGAAAAGCCATGTTAAGAAATTTAGTTACTAGCTTACTCAGAAATGGAAAAATAACTACTACAGAAACTAGAGCTAAAGAAGCTAAAAGAATGGCAGAAAAAATGATTACTTTAGCAAAAAGAGGAGATTTACATGCAAGACGTCAGGTTTTAGCATATGTGTATGATGAAACAGTTGTTAAAAACTTATTTGATGAAGTAGCTCCTAAGTATGCTGAAAGAAATGGTGGATATACTAGAATATTAAAAATGGGACCACGTAGAGGCGACGCTGCAGAGATGGTTATTTTAGAATTACTATAG
- a CDS encoding energy-coupling factor transporter ATPase, which yields MKDTIIKIENVVYEYPSNEDEIVTAVNNVSLDIKKGEFLVILGHNGSGKSTLAKLMNSLILPTKGKVYVDGMDTSDEEKIWDIRQTAGMVFQNPDNQLVATIVEEDVAFGPENQGIEPSEIRKRVDEALEVVEMTEYKTHGPHLLSGGQKQRIAIAGVLAMRPECIILDEPTAMLDPSGRKEVISTIKKLNKEENKTIVHITHYMDEAVEADRIIVMEQGQIVLEGTPKEVFSQVKKIKELGLDVPQVTELVHKLREEGINLPSDILTVEELVNVI from the coding sequence ATGAAAGATACAATAATTAAAATAGAAAATGTGGTATATGAGTATCCTAGCAATGAAGATGAAATAGTTACAGCTGTAAATAATGTAAGCTTAGATATAAAAAAAGGTGAATTCTTGGTTATATTAGGTCATAATGGATCAGGTAAATCAACTCTTGCTAAACTTATGAACTCTTTAATACTGCCTACAAAGGGAAAAGTCTATGTAGATGGCATGGACACATCTGATGAAGAAAAAATATGGGATATAAGGCAAACTGCAGGTATGGTATTTCAAAATCCAGACAATCAGTTAGTTGCTACAATAGTAGAAGAAGATGTTGCATTTGGTCCAGAAAATCAAGGAATAGAACCTAGTGAAATTAGAAAAAGAGTAGATGAAGCCTTAGAAGTAGTAGAAATGACAGAATATAAAACTCATGGACCGCACTTATTATCTGGTGGACAAAAACAGAGAATAGCTATAGCAGGGGTATTAGCTATGAGACCGGAGTGTATAATCTTAGATGAACCGACAGCTATGCTAGATCCTTCTGGTAGAAAAGAGGTTATTAGCACTATAAAAAAACTTAACAAGGAAGAAAATAAAACAATAGTTCACATAACTCATTATATGGATGAAGCTGTAGAAGCAGATAGAATAATAGTAATGGAACAAGGACAAATAGTACTGGAAGGAACTCCTAAAGAGGTATTTAGTCAGGTAAAAAAAATAAAAGAACTAGGTCTTGATGTCCCACAAGTTACTGAATTAGTACACAAATTGAGAGAAGAAGGGATAAACTTACCTAGTGATATATTAACTGTCGAGGAATTGGTGAATGTAATATGA
- a CDS encoding energy-coupling factor transporter ATPase, whose translation MSIKITGLTHVYNEKTPFEKKALDDINIEIEQGDFIGLIGHTGSGKSTLIQHLNGLLKPNSGNIEINNMDITSKEISLKSVRQKVGLVFQYPEHQLFEETIYKDIAFGPQNLGLSEEEIHRRVLESMELVGLDYEKVKDRSPFELSGGQKRRVAIAGVLAMKPEVLILDEPTAGLDPKGRDDILGQIQQLYEKNNMTIILVSHSMEDIARLVNKIIVMHRGKVALYGEPREIFKRVEELENFGLGVPQITYFMRALKNKIENIRDDIFTVDEAKEELLKYMRRKEND comes from the coding sequence ATGAGTATAAAAATTACAGGATTAACACATGTTTATAATGAAAAAACTCCTTTTGAAAAAAAAGCTCTAGATGATATTAATATTGAAATAGAGCAAGGAGATTTTATAGGACTAATCGGACATACAGGATCTGGAAAATCAACTCTAATACAACATTTAAATGGATTACTTAAACCTAACTCAGGAAATATAGAGATAAATAATATGGATATTACATCAAAAGAGATTAGTCTTAAAAGTGTGAGACAAAAAGTAGGACTAGTATTTCAATATCCAGAACATCAGTTATTTGAAGAGACTATTTATAAGGATATAGCTTTTGGACCACAAAATCTAGGATTATCAGAAGAAGAAATTCATAGAAGAGTACTTGAGTCTATGGAATTAGTAGGATTAGACTATGAAAAAGTAAAAGATAGATCTCCTTTTGAACTCAGTGGAGGACAAAAACGAAGAGTAGCTATAGCAGGCGTATTGGCTATGAAACCAGAGGTTTTAATTTTAGATGAACCAACAGCAGGTCTTGACCCAAAAGGAAGAGATGATATATTAGGACAAATACAACAACTATATGAGAAAAATAATATGACTATAATACTTGTATCTCATAGTATGGAAGATATAGCACGCCTTGTTAATAAAATAATAGTTATGCATCGAGGAAAAGTTGCATTATATGGAGAACCAAGAGAAATATTTAAAAGAGTAGAAGAGTTAGAAAACTTTGGGCTTGGGGTACCTCAAATAACATATTTTATGAGGGCTTTGAAAAATAAGATCGAAAATATAAGAGATGATATATTTACAGTAGATGAAGCTAAAGAGGAATTATTAAAATATATGAGGAGAAAAGAGAATGATTAA